In Candidatus Pantoea floridensis, the genomic window ATCAGGCATTTGAGGTTTACCTGAGTCGTCAGGAAAAGCAGCACAACATGCAGAGTGGAACGTTAATCAATTATGCGCGCGCCGTGCTGGATTGGGGCTGGTCACCGCTTCACCTCCGGCATCGGCACTATGAAAAAGTGACGTTGCGCTATTACTGCCAGCAAGCCGAGGATGCGGAGTGGTGTTTTGATCATCTGCGCCATTTTTTGGTCAGCTGGTATCCGGCGTATCGAGATAAAAGCTAACCATGTCGTAAATGAGTAGATTACGGCTTAACCAGCCGAATGGCGTGCTCTAACATACGCTGTTCATCACGCTCATCATGGGCGCGCTGATGACGTGTACGTTGCAGCAGCCTGGTGATTTCCGCCCGACGGGTTTCATGTCCCAGTTCGGTTAATACAATGACGGCATCGCCGATCACGCGGCATACTTCATCATAATCGTCTTCGTTTAATACATCGCGCTTCATGATTCCTCCGCTTTGAATCGCCCGTTAACCTGCGTGCTGA contains:
- a CDS encoding DUF2767 family protein, producing MKRDVLNEDDYDEVCRVIGDAVIVLTELGHETRRAEITRLLQRTRHQRAHDERDEQRMLEHAIRLVKP